The segment TGGTGAAAATGAGCATGCTTTCCTTTTTCGGAATATATGTGTTTGTGATTTACGGGGAAATTTTCACATCTGTAGTAAGTGATATTTTTGGCCTGCAAAGACAATTGGAAAGTATGCTGAAGGTATCGAGGTATGTGATTACTTTCGTTTTAGTCAGCATCATCTACATGATCAGTCAAATCGGCTATGGCAGCTTGATCGAGCATTTATACCCCTTCTTCGGCTATGTGAGTATGGCGTTTCTTTTTCTACTGATTATTCGAAAATAAGAGACCAAAGTAATGAGACTCATGGAATTTTTGGTGTTTACCATTGAGGGGCGTAACAAATTCACTTTAAATCTGATAATGCAATAACCAAGTTGATTTTAGTGGAAGGCGCGCAGACTCCCGCGGGGGGATAGCGACAATCTTGAGACCCCGCAGGGCGTAAGCCCGAGGAGGCTCAAGATTGTCGCCCTTTGGATAAGCGAAGCCGTTTGCGGAAATCAACAGCGGTGTTAACCAGATTATTAAAATTCATTACTTTTCAGTTCCCTAGACGTAGCTCGGGGAGGCTCCCAGACCGCACGCAGGAAGGGAAGCGCCTGGAACGGTAATCAATGGTTAAATGTAACAACGTAACATAAAAAGGGGAAAACAGTTATCGAACAAAGGTCGCAACTACTGCCACTATTGGAATAGCAGTTATCAGGACATTACCCATAAGAAAAAATGTCATCAGTTTCTCTTTAAGATCTGGTGCCTGACTTTCCAATGCGGACTTCTTCATCAGGTTCATGATGAAATTAACAAGTACACTCGCACCTACAATAACTAACGGGATTATTACGCTAACAGTTGAATCCATTAAGTTTATAAAACCAAAAACAATAAGTATGATTGGCAATGCTTCAATAATCGCTACATAAATAAAAAACCTACTTTGTATCTGAGGCAAGGTCCCGGGTTCGAGAACAAGCTTTTCCATGCTGGATCTTAGTGCGATGGAAATACCAAAGCTTGCTATTACTGCAGCTAACACAAATAAATATAAAGCGTCCACGAAATCACCTCCTAAATCAAGTATCATAAGCTTCTATTTTATCTCATAATCACTTAAACGACAGCAATAATTAGAAATTTAATGGAAAAATAACCAAAAGCCATAAATCAAATACAAGATGCGAAATGATGATCAGGGCAAGTGATTTCTTCCAATCGTATAAACCTCCCCAAATGATTCCAGCGGTCAACGCTGCTGCAACGAGCATTGGATTGCCTGTCCATATATGGGCTAGTGCATACATGAATGCTGCGACCAGTACACCTTGAACCCTTCCTAATGCTTTTGTCATCCTTGGCTGTATATATCCTCTCCAAAATAACTCTTCACCAGGAATAATGATAAAAACGAGGGCGACATAATGCCACCAACTAGAAGGCCCAACAATTCTGTATAATTCCTCCACAAAAGGAAGAAGGGGCAAAGGTAGCACTTTCAATATGAGATATGTCAACAAAAATAAACCATATAAAATCGAGCCGGTAATAAAACCATAAATAATATTCTGAGATGTGAGGGGCATCCTTTTATGGGACTCGATCACTCCAGAACGTATACTGATGAGCGTAAGGATAAGTAGGGATATGGGAAACAGAATCCAGAAATGATCAGTAAGCTGAAAGCTTATTCCCAATAAAAGGTTCGCTACTATCCAAATTCCTATTATAATGCGTAATGGTTTCATTTGTTTTCCCCCGTGGTGTTTGTCTGTCCTTATTTTAACAGTTAAGACCAACCAGATAAACGAACATACTAATGAAGAAAGAATAATGATGAAAAATAAGGAGCTGTAATCATGACACAATCTAAAAGCCAGCAAGAAAGGCAGCGCAAAGTAAGAAAGCAGTCTCAGAATGAGCACGGGAAAGTAAAAAGCTTCGAGCAACTTGCAGATGAAGCCGGAAAGAATAAGTGATTGATTAGAGGAGGGGCCATCCAGTCAAAGAGGGATCGGCTCTTTCTCTGTATTGGAAAGTGTATATAGAAAGCTATTAGAAAGCATACTATGGGAAGATATTACAGAAAAAGGGGCATGCATTATGGGAAATCAACATGAAAAGAAAAGGTATGTTGCCATTATAAGCCCCTATACAACAAGTCTTCTACATTATAGAAAGCCATATGTCGTAGCTTGGTGGGGAGCGGCCTTTCCTGGATTCGGTCACTTCATGCTTTCGAAATATTTGACAGCGTTCATTCTCATATCTTGGGAAGTGGTTATCAATTCCTTATCACATTTGAATGAAGCGATCTACCTTTCAATGATTGGCAGGTATGAGGAAGGAATTGCCGTTTTGGACCAGCATTGGATCATCTTGTATGTCTGTATGTACGTCTTTTCCATTTGGGACAGCTACCGGCTGACCATTGAGATGAATAAGCATTATTCTTTGGCCTATCACGAAGACTTTCCATTCCTTGTCAAGAATACCTCCTCCATCGAAGTCAATGTGCTGGACAAAAAAAATCCGCTGCTTGCTGTTATATGGTCCTTTTTGACACCAGGGTTAGGGAATCTATACGTTACAAGGGTTCTGTCCGTTATATTTGTACTGACATGGTGGCTGATCATTACCTATCAAGCAAATGTCTTTCCTGCCATTCATATGACATTAGTCGGGGATTTTCAGGGGGCAAAGAATATATTAGTGCCTCAATGGTTCCTGTTCGTACCGTCCATCTATTGTTTTGCTGCCTATGATTCGTATGTTAGTGCAGTTGAGCTGAATAAATTTATTGATAAATATCTTGCAAGGGAATTGAAGAAAAAGTATCAGGATAGTCAGTTTAAAATGCCGATATAGAAAAGAGCTGGAAGGTAATGTACATTTTCGCGACATTCAAATACAACATGGAAATGGAACTTACTTTACGTGAACTAGAAGAGTTGGGTCTCACCAAAGACCAAATTCTTGTGATACCACTGGACAAGATAAAGTCTCAAACGAAAGTGATGGACTCCATGCACCGCTCTGATGGAAGAAGTTTGATTGATTTAGCGGCTATTTTCGGTATCATCTTCATGCTCTTGGGAGTTATATATGGATATATCTTTTATCTAGGACCCATTCTATGGGGGCTGTTCGGCTTAGTATTTGGTTCTATCCTGGGATTCCTGGTTGATTATTACTTTACTAAAAAAAATGAGCAATCCATTAGTAAACGAGGCTCTGATGCAGATCTTGTCATCATGATCCAATGCCCAAAAGAAAAACAGGAAAAGGTAGAGGATGTGTTGTGGAACAATATGGTGCTGGGGGTTGGGGTGCTTGATAGATAGGTTCTATATAACTTTATTATACATAAAATCTAGTGGTGCCACTCCTACCAATGGAGTGGCACTTGAGTTTGTAGACAAAGCAAATTTCATAACAGTTTCCAAGTTGATCGTAGTGGAAGGCGCGAAGATTCCCGCGGTAGGGAAGGGACAGGGAAGATCCCGCAAAGCGTAGCCAAGGCCACTGATAAACCTAATAACTTATCTTTTTTTTATGGTTTCTAGCTGTTGATTGGAGCAATTGGCGAAGACTCCCGCGGGGGGATTGCGACAATCTTGAGACCCCGCAGGACGTAGCCCGAGGAGGCTTCCGGTAGCACTGTTGATAATCGAAGCGTCTGGAACGAATTTCAACAAGTAAATGCAAATATAAAGATTAATGGGGTTTGTCAACCGTCCGAAGTGCCACTTTTCTTTACTGGATAAACAACTTTTGATATTCCTTTCCGTGACCAAGTGAAAAACAAAGCTCTTTCAGATTTCTATTCAACTTATCCTTTTCCAATTCATAATAGGTTTCTTCTTTTATGGATTCCAACGTATGTTTTGTGTACTTCCAGATCGCTTCTTTACGAAAGGTTAGAGAATGATCAGAAGTTATTTTCAGAACATGGATGATGGATGTTATGACGTCAATGTCCACTTTCCCGTAACGCAGTATCGGAGAAAATGCGATGTCAAGGTAATCAAAGAAGTCTGGTGTTTTGACAATCACACGGAGATTTCTATTTTTATCATTGAAATAGGGTTGAGGACCTTGCATCGATGTAAGCTTTGATAACAGGGTCCCGAGTTGTTCAATACAATGCACAGCAGTACTTGGATCGTTTATTCCTGAGGAGAGAGCCCTTACTCCAATTTCGGTCACTTTTCTTATTCCGAATTCCACGTCTTCCAACGGGGCCCGGGCAATGGAGACCGTGATCAATGAACGGAATGAATCTTTATCTATTTTTGGACCGGACCCCCATACAGAAAGGATTGGCGTATGTTCATTGATGTAATCCCCTTGCTGCCTCTCCACCCGGACAATACAGTCTGATTCATAGGCTTCTTTCACTAATGCTTCTACATCAATATACTGGACATACCCGGGCTCCTTACTCATGATGATAACAGGTTCTTTCGTGGTGATTTCTTGGCTCTCCCAATCATCCCATGGTGCATCGTGTATGGAGGCGTCACTTTCTTCAAATAATTCTTCCATACAATCCATTGTTTCAACTGTAATGTTATGGAGTAAATTGCTGACTTGGATCCAGGTGGTGACATGTTGGATGAAAAAGACGAATACAATTAAGCAAAGGATGGCAATTGCAACTGCAAAGGAAGGGACAAGAAAGAGCTGCTCTTCTGTCGTCTCTTTTAAAAAAAGAAGCAGTATGATGCAATAGATAAATCCTGCCGTAAAAATACCAAGCACTCTTTGAGTGGAGTGGTCGGTAATGAAATTCTGTAATGCCCTTGGTGAAAATTCCGATAGATAAGTGGTCAATACAACAAGAATGGTAGAGAAAGTAATAGTAGTCATGGTTAACAGAGAAGATGCAATCGAGCTGAGAATGGTTTGAGAAAGACTGATGTCGGAAAGGAAAATGGAAGGAATATGATTTTCCGCATCATGGATGGAAAGAATATAGTTATCAAGAAATAATGTACCTATAGCAAATAGAAATGCCAGTCCTCCATAAAATGATGGCAGATACCAAAAACTCGTTCGTAAGCGCAAAAGGGATGCTGATCTTGCCATATATAACACTTCCTTTGGATATTGGGAATTGTAATGGATTGCCTCACAAGAAATAGTAGAATCTTTTAGGTAAATATGTTATAGTAACAAAGTTAAATTGAATAAAGTCTTACGTCCACATGGGGCGTCAGGAGAGGTTCTAGCAAATACCCTCTATAAAAAACTAAGGACAGATACCAAACTATATTCCTTAGGATATAGTTTTTTTATTTTTTCTGATGTTATGCGCTAGCCTCCCTTATTTTTGGTTAGCGTTTTTTGTATGGATGATAGATCCGATATAGGTAAAGGAGTGATGACACGATGAAACAACAGGAGAAAGCAATGGTCGTGTTCAGTGGTGGTCAAGACAGTACCACTTGCCTTATATGGGCAATGAAGGAATTTGATGAAGTGGAGGCTGTCACTTTCCATTATGGTCAGCGGCATGAACTGGAAATTGAATGTGCAAAAAATATTGCAAAAGAACTTGGTGTAAAACACCGCATCCTCGATATGTCTTTATTGGGGCAATTGACTCCAAATGCATTAACAAGAGATGATATTGAGATTGAAGAAAAAGAGGGGGAATTGCCGAGCACGTTTGTAGATGGCAGAAACCTTCTCTTCCTATCTTTTGCAGCGGTTGCTGCTAAACAGATAGGAGCCAGACATATTGTGACGGGTGTATGTGAAACAGACTTCAGTGGCTATCCGGACTGTCGAGATGTATTCATCAAGTCGATGAATGTGACATTGAATCTTTCCATGGACTACCCATTTGTCATTCATACACCATTGATGTGGTTGAACAAGGAGGAAACATGGAAACTGGCCGATGAACTGGATTCCTTGAACTTTGTTAGATCGAAAACATTAACCTGTTATAACGGGGTAATTGCCGATGGATGTGGCGAGTGCCCTGCATGTAAACTCAGAAAACGTGGTTTGGATGATTACCTTGCCGCAAAAAATAAAGGAGTTGTATCCTCATGATGCAACAGATATACCCACAGGTTCAACATGATTATTGTTATGAACTGAATAAAGATATGCACATTGCAGCTGCACATTATGTCCCGACAGATGCTGCTGGTAAATGCAAACAGATTCACGGCCATACCTACTTCGTCAATGTGACGGTTGCGGGGGATGAACTGGATGAAGCAGGTTTTCTAGTCAACTTTCAAGCATTGAAAAAGCTTTTACATGATAAATTCGACCATACCATCCTGAACGACCATAAAGATGTCTTTAATGATCTAGACCCGAATTTTTTCCCAACAACGGAAGTGGTTGCGAGAACGATGTGGGAAACAATCGAAAACCATTTGAAGACGCTACCTTCCCACCCGACTTGCTTGCAGATCTTTGTAAGGGAGACACCAACAAGCTATTGCTTGTACCGTCCAAAGAAGGGGAAGAAATATGAGTAATACCATACCAGTGCTAGAAATATTCGGTCCGACCATTCAAGGGGAAGGAATGGTCATAGGTCAGAAGACGATGTTCGTACGGACAGCAGGTTGTGATTATCGTTGCTCCTGGTGTGATTCAGCCTTTACTTGGGATGGCAGTGCAAAAGATGATATTGTAATGATGTCTCCGGAAGAAGTTTTTAATCGGTTGCGTGAAACTGGTGGAACGGCCTTTAATCATGTAACCATTTCCGGCGGTAATCCAGCTCTTCTGAAGAATATTGGTGAGCTTGTACACATCCTCCATGCCAACGAAATTAAAGTGGCACTAGAAACTCAAGGAAGCAAATGGCAGGACTGCCTTCAGTCTATCGACGACCTGACCATTTCCCCGAAACCTCCAAGCTCAGGCATGAATACCGATTTCAACATGTTAGATAATGTTCTGGAAAGAGTGGATATCCGAAATGTGTCCTTGAAAGTGGTAGTGTTTGATGAGACAGATTTGGCTTATGCCAAAAAGGTCCACCAAAGGTATCCTGAAGTGGCTTTTTACGTACAAGTCGGCAATGAAGATACCACAACAGAAGAAGATGAAAAGCTGGTAAGTATATTATTAAATAAATATGAGTGGTTGATCGACCAGGTGATGATAGATAACGAAATGAATAACGTCCGCGTATTACCACAACTACACACATTGGTTTGGGGCAATAAACGCGGAGTATAGAGAAGGAGAGAATGAACATGTCAGGAAGAAAAGATTCAGAACTGGAAGGTGTAACCCTTCTAGGAAACCAGGGTACAAATTATTTATTCAACTACTCCCCGGATGTATTGGAAA is part of the Sutcliffiella sp. FSL R7-0096 genome and harbors:
- a CDS encoding DUF6254 family protein, with the protein product MTQSKSQQERQRKVRKQSQNEHGKVKSFEQLADEAGKNK
- the queD gene encoding 6-carboxytetrahydropterin synthase QueD produces the protein MMQQIYPQVQHDYCYELNKDMHIAAAHYVPTDAAGKCKQIHGHTYFVNVTVAGDELDEAGFLVNFQALKKLLHDKFDHTILNDHKDVFNDLDPNFFPTTEVVARTMWETIENHLKTLPSHPTCLQIFVRETPTSYCLYRPKKGKKYE
- a CDS encoding DUF2254 domain-containing protein, producing MARSASLLRLRTSFWYLPSFYGGLAFLFAIGTLFLDNYILSIHDAENHIPSIFLSDISLSQTILSSIASSLLTMTTITFSTILVVLTTYLSEFSPRALQNFITDHSTQRVLGIFTAGFIYCIILLLFLKETTEEQLFLVPSFAVAIAILCLIVFVFFIQHVTTWIQVSNLLHNITVETMDCMEELFEESDASIHDAPWDDWESQEITTKEPVIIMSKEPGYVQYIDVEALVKEAYESDCIVRVERQQGDYINEHTPILSVWGSGPKIDKDSFRSLITVSIARAPLEDVEFGIRKVTEIGVRALSSGINDPSTAVHCIEQLGTLLSKLTSMQGPQPYFNDKNRNLRVIVKTPDFFDYLDIAFSPILRYGKVDIDVITSIIHVLKITSDHSLTFRKEAIWKYTKHTLESIKEETYYELEKDKLNRNLKELCFSLGHGKEYQKLFIQ
- the queE gene encoding 7-carboxy-7-deazaguanine synthase QueE, with the protein product MSNTIPVLEIFGPTIQGEGMVIGQKTMFVRTAGCDYRCSWCDSAFTWDGSAKDDIVMMSPEEVFNRLRETGGTAFNHVTISGGNPALLKNIGELVHILHANEIKVALETQGSKWQDCLQSIDDLTISPKPPSSGMNTDFNMLDNVLERVDIRNVSLKVVVFDETDLAYAKKVHQRYPEVAFYVQVGNEDTTTEEDEKLVSILLNKYEWLIDQVMIDNEMNNVRVLPQLHTLVWGNKRGV
- a CDS encoding type II CAAX endopeptidase family protein, with the translated sequence MKPLRIIIGIWIVANLLLGISFQLTDHFWILFPISLLILTLISIRSGVIESHKRMPLTSQNIIYGFITGSILYGLFLLTYLILKVLPLPLLPFVEELYRIVGPSSWWHYVALVFIIIPGEELFWRGYIQPRMTKALGRVQGVLVAAFMYALAHIWTGNPMLVAAALTAGIIWGGLYDWKKSLALIIISHLVFDLWLLVIFPLNF
- the queC gene encoding 7-cyano-7-deazaguanine synthase QueC; its protein translation is MKQQEKAMVVFSGGQDSTTCLIWAMKEFDEVEAVTFHYGQRHELEIECAKNIAKELGVKHRILDMSLLGQLTPNALTRDDIEIEEKEGELPSTFVDGRNLLFLSFAAVAAKQIGARHIVTGVCETDFSGYPDCRDVFIKSMNVTLNLSMDYPFVIHTPLMWLNKEETWKLADELDSLNFVRSKTLTCYNGVIADGCGECPACKLRKRGLDDYLAAKNKGVVSS